A single window of Pyrus communis chromosome 10, drPyrComm1.1, whole genome shotgun sequence DNA harbors:
- the LOC137747393 gene encoding uncharacterized protein, with translation METHDDEIDNHGTTASCTSATTWTVAGGSLENCVSFESSLSPIDDETPKSTPASSLILHPPSPDSGPCEITVNFTQKHEVQQVYVRSTARVYEIYYAPDMQSGNEYLCTVRCGIAARDEDMLHTGDNEGVCSANSNGSNGSLKDPSEDKSRNGNSLNNSEDDWVEVKVSETNVLDNKVNSSQLKLQSAQEFYEATAQISDASPCVSLTLRLLSLERKDCVCVGEVYVFADPVDTSDSENQVSTVENSAGSSLMAMLVPTLLQFSKTRGANRTQDKPISDTWGKQNSLVIGSKETDSINVATKIQEQGKASIPDHQEVKVPDVNRATTSTAQLCIPSQVESSVHQLYSRMGRIEDLFLRFEEKMLKPISSIEARLERVEQQLEVLVNKSHNSGLPTCSRFYASSFSCNESESNSFYNNGNDYPRSEAFESGKKDIQSDAPLTIPNDTSASVYSTHLLPSLVVTAPEFSNGDDEEEEDEEDHTSDVVIGSAEKTRPALTIDDALASALAGFMSLTSTQPEKHAQTLSVKAPDFLNEEDGSTERKELTRVEHEADTDSSMCLGEAGATENIKGSLADLTKNSSEGEGNVIKSPNDEETDKTLTVDGLDQHYEGGEGGKLDGDKSIDNAVDPATGGMSTTDFCQITEDIENGDISTEIRNILDPDNADVRNQLPQHQTDDGYDNTQEDANTDSDLTPPKEVTEEKSDKDALKNILKISHAASVVDFDIPVLDVKFTSQDSCDNGYFSLEALLTELPESVTESPSVKKSDEVLPVGPDEHDLILVDGTSVGPAPDGNFSVDMDFYSIGEPLSLWGDHTCNSHETFAASLI, from the exons ATGGAAACACACGACGACGAGATCGACAATCACGGCACCACCGCTTCCTGCACCTCCGCCACAACCTGGACCGTCGCAGGCGGTTCCCTCGAGAATTGCGTCTCATTCGAGTCCTCTTTGTCTCCGATCGATGACGAGACTCCGAAATCCACCCCTGCGTCCTCTCTTATCCTGCACCCTCCATCACCCGATTCGGGCCCTTGCGAGATCACCG TTAATTTTACACAAAAACATGAGGTCCAGCAGGTTTATGTTCGAAGTACTGCCCGAGTCTATGAGATATACTATGCACCCGATATGCAGAGTGGCAATGAATATCTCTGCACTGTTCGCTGTGGCATTGCTGCCCGAGATGAAGACATGCTTCACACAGGTGATAATGAAGGTGTTTGTTCTGCAAATTCAAATGGGTCAAATGGGTCGCTGAAGGACCCATCCGAAGATAAGTCAAGAAATGGAAATAGTCTGAACAACAGTGAAGATGACTGGGTTGAAGTGAAAGTCTCAGAGACTAATGTGCTTGATAACAAAGTCAATTCATCGCAATTGAAGTTGCAATCTGCACAG GAATTTTATGAAGCTACAGCACAGATTAGTGATGCAAGTCCTTGTGTATCCCTCACACTTCGTCTACTGTCGCTTGAGAGGAAAGATTGCGTATGTGTTGGTGAGGTGTATGTGTTTGCTGATCCAGTTGATACATCTGATTCAGAAAACCAAGTTAGTACCGTAGAAAATTCGGCTGGGAGTTCTCTCATGGCCATGCTTGTGCCTACTCTTTTACAATTTTCTAAAACAAGGGGTGCTAACCGAACACAAGACAAGCCAATTTCTGATACATGGGGAAAACAGAACTCTCTAGTGATTGGGTCAAAAGAAACTGATTCTATCAATGTGGCAACTAAGATTCAGGAGCAAGGAAAAGCCAGCATACCTGATCACCAAGAAGTAAAGGTTCCAGATGTTAATAGGGCTACTACTAGTACTGCTCAGTTATGTATCCCGTCACAAGTTGAAAGCTCTGTCCACCAGCTGTATTCTCGAATGGGCAGAATAGAGGATCTATTTTTGAGGTTTGAAGAAAAGATGCTAAAACCAATAAGCAGCATTGAGGCGAGGCTTGAAAGGGTAGAGCAGCAACTTGAAGTACTGGTAAACAAATCACATAATTCTGGATTGCCAACATGCTCAAGATTCTATGCTTCTTCTTTCTCATGCAATGAGTCTGAGTCTAACTCTTTCTATAATAATGGAAATGATTATCCCCGTAGTGAGGCATTTGAATCAGGTAAGAAGGACATTCAATCAGATGCACCCCTGACTATACCTAATGACACGTCTGCTTCAGTATATTCTACTCATTTGCTTCCAAGTCTGGTAGTAACTGCTCCTGAATTTTCAAATGGTGAtgacgaggaggaggaggacgaaGAAGATCATACATCAGATGTAGTGATAGGTTCAGCAGAAAAAACAAGGCCTGCTTTGACAATTGATGATGCTTTAGCATCTGCACTAGCTGGATTCATGTCTTTGACTTCAACCCAACCAGAGAAACATGCTCAAACTCTTTCGGTTAAAGCTCCTGATTTTTTAAATGAAGAAGATGGTAGCACTGAGAGAAAAGAATTGACAAGAGTAGAACATGAAGCAGACACAGATTCTTCCATGTGCCTTGGTGAAGCTGGTGCGACAGAGAACATAAAAGGTTCACTTgctgatttgacaaaaaattctTCAGAGGGTGAGGGGAATGTGATAAAATCACCTAATGATGAGGAAACTGATAAAACACTCACAGTCGATGGACTGGACCAGCATTATGAGGGTGGAGAAGGAGGAAAACTTGATGGTGACAAGAGCATTGACAATGCAGTAGATCCAGCCACTGGTGGCATGTCTACAACTGATTTTTGTCAGATAACAGAAGATATTGAAAATGGAGACATCAGCACTGAGATACGCAACATTCTGGACCCTGATAACGCTGATGTTCGAAACCAGTTACCCCAACATCAGACTGATGATGGATATGATAACACGCAGGAAGATGCTAATACAGATTCTGATTTAACTCCTCCAAAGGAAGTGACAGAAGAGAAATCCGACAAAGATGCTTTGAAGAATATCCTCAAAATTTCACATGCTGCTTCTGTGGTGGATTTTGATATTCCAGTTCTGGATGTGAAATTCACTTCTCAGGATAGCTGTGACAATGGCTATTTTTCTCTCGAAGCCCTTTTAACCGAGTTGCCAGAATCAGTGACTGAATCTCCTTCTGTAAAGAAAAGTGACGAGGTGCTCCCAGTTGGCCCTGACGAACATGACTTAATTTTGGTGGACGGGACGTCAGTTGGTCCCGCCCCTGACGGTAATTTTTCTGTGGATATGGATTTCTATAGTATCGGAGAACCTTTGAGCTTGTGGGGTGACCATACATGCAATAGCCATGAGACATTTGCAGCAAGTCTCATTTGA